A genome region from Triticum aestivum cultivar Chinese Spring chromosome 2B, IWGSC CS RefSeq v2.1, whole genome shotgun sequence includes the following:
- the LOC123041724 gene encoding homeobox-leucine zipper protein HOX22 translates to MDYHQQHQQQHQFLMPPPASLPAQQQQLCAPMMGIDMDMDMDEQLCFMGRGGVGRGAERKRRFTEEQIRSLESMFHAHHAKLEPREKAELARELGLQPRQVAIWFQNKRARWRSKQLEHDFAALRADYDALHSRVESLKQEKLALAAQLHELSERLRQRDGGSGGAATATASSSSCNGGGQELDDDKRNVVAGCVDVEPPESCVLGGTTCATPADVSVSVESECDDHLHYDGAVFPESFCATPELWEPWPWPPVEWNAVA, encoded by the exons ATGGATTACCACCAGCAACACCAGCAGCAGCACCAGTTCCTGATGCCCCCGCCCGCGTCGCTGCcggcgcagcagcagcagctgtgCGCGCCGATGATGGGCATTGACATGGACATGGACATGGACGAGCAGCTGTGCTTCATGGGGAGGGGCGGCGTGGGGAGGGGGGCGGAGAGGAAGCGGCGGTTCACGGAGGAGCAGATACGGTCACTGGAGTCCATGTTCCACGCGCACCACGCCAAGCTGGAGCCCCGGGAGAAGGCGGAGCTGGCGCGCGAGCTGGGCCTGCAGCCGCGCCAGGTGGCCATCTGGTTCCAGAACAAGCGCGCGCGGTGGCGCTCCAAGCAGCTCGAGCACGacttcgccgccctccgcgccgacTACGACGCCCTCCACTCCCGCGTCGAGTCCCTCAAGCAGGAGAAGCTCGCCCTCGCCGCACAG TTGCACGAGCTGAGCGAGAGGCTGAGGCAGAGGgacggcggcagcggtggcgcggCGACCGCCACCGCCAGCAGCAGCAGCTGCAACGGAGGCGGGCAGGAGCTGGACGACGACAAGAGGAACGTCGTCGCCGGGTGCGTCGACGTCGAGCCCCCCGAGAGCTGCGTGCTCGGCGGGACGACGTGCGCCACGCCGGCGGACGTCTCGGTGTCGGTGGAGTCGGAGTGCGACGACCACCTCCACTACGACGGGGCGGTCTTCCCGGAGTCCTTCTGCGCCACGCCCGAGCTGTGGGAGCCGTGGCCGTGGCCGCCCGTCGAGTGGAACGCGGTGGCTTGA
- the LOC123046177 gene encoding sphingoid long-chain bases kinase 1, with translation MDATDLENPTSRNSSQKSSRRSSSRRSQKSAGQQSSPTVFPEKRGKSRSLRQKHVAVDNKDAKKGKNHERRTDTVDERSNFVGFEVYSGKLFYDRKNKSIGADGHLSSNKKADTTDARLTSKALIWGSTVLSLEDVISVSYNSGLQHFTLHAYPAKNSLFGKTHRARKDFRFMASTLDEAILWVTCFAEQNIYINVLPHPATSSIKQDTDGPLGGVLFDYPPIKCRTPQRILVILNPRSGHGRSIKVFHEKAEPIFKLAGFHMEVVKTTHAGHAKSLASTFDFGAFPDGIVCVGGDGIVNEVFNGLLTRSDRTEAVSIPVGIIPAGSDNSLIWTVLGVKDPISASLLIVKGGFTTLDILAVEWLQSGLIHFGTTVSYYGFVSDVLELSEKYQKRFGPLRYFVAGVLKFLCLPSYFYELEYLPLSKDMAGHGKGTGQDKVELSDVYTDVMRSRSKREGFPRASSFSSIDSIMTPSRMSLGDFDTSGGTAASSEPSEYVRGFDPKAKRQSMGRSNIVSEPEEVLRPQQHHASYWPRTRSKTRTDRNSVGVTASNDTRLSWAAPSMHDKEDISSTISDPGPIWDNEPKWDTGPRWDTEPTWEPDHPIELPEPPEDIEIGTSMELVPNLDEKWVVRKGHFLGVLVCNHSCKTVQSSQIVAPNASHDDNSLDLLLVGGRGRWKLLRFFILLQFGRHLSLPYVEYVKVKSVKVKPGANTHNGCGIDGELCRVKGQVVCSMLPEQCRLIGRQCKQSI, from the exons ATGGACGCAACTGATCTAGAGAATCCAACATCCAGAAACTCATCTCAGAAATCCAGCCGCCGTTCCAGTAGCCGGCGTTCTCAAAAGTCAGCTGGGCAACAATCTTCCCCCACTGTATTTCCAGAGAAAAGAGGCAAATCTAGATCTTTGAGGCAAAAGCATGTGGCTGTTGACAATAAAGATGCCAAAAAGGGTAAAAACCATGAGCGTAGAACTGATACGGTGGATGAGAGGTCCAATTTTGTAGGTTTCGAAGTCTATTCTGGCAAACTGTTTTATGACAGGAAAAATAAAAGTATAGGAGCGGATGGTCATTTGTCATCAAATAAGAAAGCTGATACAACTGATGCAAGACTCACAAGTAAAGCCCTTATATGGGGTTCTACTGTACTCAGCCTTGAGGATGTCATCTCT GTATCTTATAATTCTGGTCTCCAACATTTTACTTTACATGCATATCCTGCTAAGAACTCTCTATTTGGAAAGACACATAGAGCTCGGAAGGACTTCCGGTTTATGGCCTCTACACTAGACGAGGCCATTTTGTGGGTAACATGCTTTGCAGAACAGAACATATACATTAATGTACTGCCACATCCTGCAACATCCAGTATTAAGCAAGACACAGATGGCCCCCTTGGTGGGGTTTTATTTGATTACCCGCCAATCAAATGCAGAACTCCGCAGAGAATACTTGTTATATTGAACCCTCGTTCTGGACATGGTCGATCAATTAAAGTTTTCCATGAAAAAGCAGAACCTATATTTAAG CTTGCAGGTTTTCACATGGAAGTAGTTAAAACTACTCACGCTGGTCATGCGAAGTCTCTTGCGTCTACTTTTGATTTTGGCGCATTCCCTGATG GGATTGTCTGTGTTGGCGGTGATGGAATAGTAAATGAG GTGTTCAACGGTCTTCTCACCAGAAGCGATAGAACAGAAGCTGTGTCAATTCCAGTCGGAATAATCCCAGCAGGATCTGACAACTCACTTATTTGGACTGTTCTGGGAGTTAAAGATCCTATTTCTGCTTCATTGTTGATTGTTAAG GGTGGCTTTACAACCCTAGACATATTGGCTGTTGAGTGGCTCCAATCTGGGCTAATACATTTCGGCACAACTGTTTCATACTATGGTTTTGTTAGTGATG TCCTTGAACTTTCTGAGAAATACCAGAAGAGATTTGGCCCTCTTCGATATTTTGTGGCTGGAGTACTCAAATTTTTGTGTCTACCAAGTTACTTCTATGAGTTAGAATATCTTCCTTTGTCCAAGGACATGGCTGGGCATGGAAAAGGTACAGGACAAGACAAGGTTGAATTGTCTGATGTCTATACAGATGTAATGCGCAGTCGATCAAAAAGAGAAGGATTTCCACGAGCTTCCAGTTTTTCAAGTATTGACTCTATCATGACTCCAAGTAGGATGTCTCTTGGGGACTTCGACACATCAGGTGGTACAGCGGCAAGCAGTGAACCGTCAGAGTATGTTCGTGGTTTTGATCCAAAAGCAAAACGGCAATCTATGGGCAGAAGCAACATTGTTTCGGAACCAGAAGAAGTCCTACGCCCTCAACAGCATCATGCATCATACTGGCCAAGAACGAGGTCCAAAACAAGGACCGATAGAAATTCAGTTGGTGTCACAGCTTCTAATGATACACGGTTATCTTGGGCAGCCCCTTCAATGCATGATAAGGAGGACATTTCCTCGACAATATCAGATCCAGGACCTATTTGGGATAATGAACCAAAGTGGGACACTGGGCCAAGATGGGACACAGAGCCAACTTGGGAGCCTGACCATCCTATCGAACTTCCTGAACCACCAGAAGATATAGAAATCGGAACATCTATGGAACTTGTGCCAAATTTGGATGAGAAATGGGTTGTCAGGAAGGGGCACTTTCTTGGTGTCCTAGTATGTAACCACTCGTGCAAAACAGTTCAAAGTTCCCAGATTGTCGCGCCAAATGCGAGCCATGATGACAACAGTCTGGACTTACTTTTAGTTGGCGGAAGGGGGAGATGGAAGCTGttgagatttttcatactactgCAATTTGGTCGCCATCTTTCTTTACCGTATGTGGAATATGTGAAG GTGAAATCTGTTAAGGTTAAACCTGGTGCAAATACCCACAATGGCTGTGGGATAGATGGTGAGCTCTGCCGCGTCAAGGGGCAGGTAGTATGTTCCATGCTACCGGAGCAGTGCAGGCTTATTGGCCGGCAATGTAAACAGTCTATTTAA